Proteins co-encoded in one Coxiella burnetii genomic window:
- a CDS encoding IS110-like element IS1111A family transposase, producing the protein MKDIKILGVDIAKDVFQLCGIDEWGKVIYTRRVKRAQYVSTVASLKVGCVVMEACGGANHWYRTFMGMGIPTQLISPQHVKPYVKSNKNDRNDAQAIAEAASRASMRFVQGKTVEQQDVQALLKIRDRLVKSRTALINEIRGLLQEYGLTMARGAKRFYEELPLILASEAVGLTPRMKRVLNCLYTELLNRDEAIGDYEEELKAVAKANEDCQRVQSIPGVGYLTALSVYASVGDIHQFHRSRQLSAFIGLVPRQHSSGNKEVLLGISKRGNVMLRTLLIHGARALLRHVKNKTDKKSLWLKALIERRGMNRACVALANKNAPIIWALLTRQETYRCGA; encoded by the coding sequence ATGAAAGATATTAAAATACTGGGTGTTGATATTGCAAAAGATGTTTTTCAACTGTGTGGAATTGATGAGTGGGGTAAAGTGATCTACACGAGACGGGTTAAGCGTGCTCAGTATGTATCCACCGTAGCCAGTCTTAAGGTGGGCTGCGTGGTGATGGAAGCGTGTGGAGGAGCGAACCATTGGTATCGGACGTTTATGGGGATGGGTATCCCAACGCAGTTGATCAGTCCGCAGCACGTCAAACCGTATGTCAAAAGTAACAAGAATGATCGTAACGATGCGCAGGCGATAGCTGAAGCGGCTTCCCGCGCCTCGATGCGGTTTGTGCAGGGTAAAACGGTGGAACAACAAGACGTTCAAGCGCTGTTAAAGATACGCGATCGTTTAGTCAAAAGCCGCACGGCGCTGATCAATGAGATTCGGGGGTTGTTGCAAGAATACGGACTCACGATGGCGCGTGGTGCCAAGCGATTTTATGAAGAGCTCCCGTTGATTTTAGCGAGCGAAGCGGTGGGATTAACACCGCGGATGAAACGGGTGTTGAATTGTTTGTATACCGAATTGTTGAACCGGGACGAAGCGATTGGTGATTACGAGGAGGAATTAAAAGCGGTGGCAAAAGCCAATGAGGATTGTCAACGGGTACAGAGCATCCCGGGGGTGGGTTATTTAACGGCGCTCTCGGTTTATGCGAGCGTGGGTGACATTCATCAATTTCATCGTTCCCGGCAGTTGTCGGCGTTTATTGGGTTGGTCCCTCGACAACATTCGAGTGGGAATAAGGAGGTGTTGTTGGGGATTAGTAAACGCGGCAATGTGATGTTAAGGACGTTATTGATTCATGGCGCCCGTGCGCTATTGCGTCATGTAAAAAATAAAACGGATAAAAAGAGTCTGTGGTTAAAAGCACTCATTGAGCGCCGCGGAATGAATCGCGCTTGTGTGGCGTTAGCGAATAAAAATGCGCCGATCATTTGGGCGCTTTTAACACGCCAAGAAACGTATCGCTGTGGCGCCTAA
- a CDS encoding 16S rRNA (uracil(1498)-N(3))-methyltransferase: MRIQRIYYPDQLSVDSTVTLDSRNYHYLLNVLRLREGHKIILFNGDGNNYGGRITRIQKKQVEITIDSKEAGRTESSLFIELGQGISRSEKMDYAIQKAVELGVNRIVPLITERTSTKPKTQKLAHWQGVLISGCEQSGRCCIPELMQAQSLSDWLSQKREGLSLVCHPNAQNSLADFKTTSQRITLLIGPEGGLSDDEVQRATQSGFQVLFLGPRILRTETATVTALSLIQAYFGDLQRL, from the coding sequence GTGCGAATACAACGAATTTATTATCCAGATCAATTATCCGTAGACTCAACCGTAACTTTAGATTCACGCAATTATCATTATTTGTTAAATGTATTACGTCTTAGAGAAGGACATAAAATCATTTTATTTAACGGCGATGGAAATAATTATGGTGGGAGAATAACGCGAATACAAAAAAAACAGGTTGAAATAACCATTGATTCAAAAGAAGCGGGCCGAACTGAGTCGTCTTTGTTTATTGAATTGGGCCAAGGAATATCCCGCAGTGAAAAAATGGATTACGCTATTCAAAAAGCGGTGGAACTCGGCGTCAATCGCATTGTACCGTTAATAACTGAGCGAACTAGCACAAAACCTAAAACGCAAAAGTTAGCCCATTGGCAAGGCGTTCTAATTAGCGGCTGTGAACAATCCGGTCGCTGTTGCATCCCTGAATTAATGCAAGCTCAGTCTTTAAGTGATTGGCTATCCCAAAAACGCGAAGGGCTTTCATTAGTATGCCATCCGAATGCCCAAAACTCCCTGGCTGATTTTAAAACCACTTCACAACGCATCACTCTTTTAATCGGTCCCGAAGGCGGTTTAAGCGACGATGAGGTTCAACGGGCTACTCAATCGGGTTTTCAAGTTCTTTTTCTGGGTCCTCGCATTTTACGCACAGAAACCGCAACCGTTACGGCCTTAAGTTTGATACAAGCTTATTTTGGAGACTTACAAAGGCTGTAA
- a CDS encoding DUF4143 domain-containing protein yields the protein MCAGCINTVKNYIHFLESVYLIFIIDKYAFSVGDQTVAQKKVYSADTGLMEIMGFRFSNNSGKYLENIVYLELRRRDHNRYSIYYYKTQNNLEEGWIITMDETKSINVGRKVVHCVSVVKWLLQPL from the coding sequence ATGTGCGCCGGATGTATAAATACGGTGAAAAATTACATTCATTTTTTAGAAAGCGTTTATCTTATTTTTATCATCGATAAATATGCTTTTTCGGTAGGTGATCAAACAGTGGCGCAAAAAAAGGTATATAGCGCTGACACGGGTCTTATGGAAATAATGGGATTTCGATTTTCAAACAATAGCGGAAAATACTTGGAAAATATTGTATATCTTGAATTGCGTCGACGTGACCATAACCGTTATTCTATTTATTACTACAAAACTCAAAATAATTTGGAAGAAGGATGGATCATTACTATGGATGAAACTAAATCTATCAATGTTGGAAGGAAGGTAGTACATTGCGTCTCTGTGGTGAAGTGGTTGTTACAGCCTTTGTAA
- a CDS encoding AAA family ATPase — protein sequence MWKVNADAKALRQAFSDPVYYLDFEDERLLDFTVSDFNLLYEIFIELFGERKVFFFDEIQVVDQWETYVRRMYKYGEKLHSFFRKRLSYFYHR from the coding sequence CTGTGGAAAGTCAACGCTGATGCTAAAGCCTTAAGGCAGGCCTTTTCGGACCCAGTTTATTATCTCGATTTTGAAGACGAACGCTTATTAGATTTTACTGTTAGTGATTTCAATTTATTGTATGAAATATTTATTGAACTCTTTGGCGAACGAAAGGTTTTCTTTTTTGATGAAATTCAAGTAGTCGATCAGTGGGAAACGTATGTGCGCCGGATGTATAAATACGGTGAAAAATTACATTCATTTTTTAGAAAGCGTTTATCTTATTTTTATCATCGATAA